The genomic interval GTGACATTACAGAATGACCCAAAAGCTTAGGCCCATAGATTGCTATAAGATCTGTAAGCGTTTTTCCTTTTAAATGTCCATGTGCTACAACAGTTTTACTACCCTTTACATCTGAGATTTCCCAAGATTCACCTATTTGATCTTCTGAACATTCTTTATGAAGAGTCGTACGAAGTTTGTTCCCTCCCCAAATGCGGTACTTAAAAATAGGTTCAAAAACCAGAGGGTATAAATCCATTCAAATATTTTTTACAAAGATACACCATACAAAAATTTTTGGGCTTTATGAGAACTAGATTGCTTGCTTTATTTTTGTACCCTATGTTAAGAATAGAGAAGCTACACCATCAACTATCTAATCGCTTTACAATAGGCCCCCTATCACTGACTATAGATAGTGGGACTCATGTCGCAATTATAGGTGAGAGTGGCTGCGGGAAGACAACACTGCTCAAAATTATTTATGGACTCTACGAGGTGACCAATGGTACTATCTTTTGGGGGGATCAACATGTCACGGGTCCAGATGATAATTTAATCCCTGGAATGCCTTACATGAAATACCTTTCGCAAGACTTTGACTTGATGCCTTATACTACGGTTGCAGAAAATATTAATAAATATCTTAGCAGACTAACGCCTAAGAAAAGTAGACAACGTACAGATGAGTTACTCAGAGTTGTAGAAATGACTGCTCTAGCTGATGTTAAAGTAAAAACACTTTCTGGAGGTCAAATGCAGCGAGTAGCACTCGCTCAAACACTGGCAAAAGAACCTGAACTCTTGCTACTTGACGAACCATTTTCACACATAGATAATTTTAGAAAAAATAAATTACGCCGAAAATTATTTAAATACTTGAGAGAACAAAACATTACTTGCATAGTAGCTACACACGATAGTACAGACGTATTATCTTATATGAATCAGACTATTGTGATGAAAGATGGACAGGTAGTTTGTAAAGATGATACCCAAGCTATTTTTGAAAACCCTCCGTCTTGTTATGTTGGTTCTCTCTTTGATGATATCAATGTGTTACCAAAAGAATGGTTTGATGAAGTGTCTTTATCCGATAAAAAAAGGCTTTTATATCCTCACCAAATACAGATAACTCCTCAAGGTAAAGAGATTGTCATAGAGCACTCTTATTTTATGGGTTCACATTATCTTATTATGGGATATCATGGTGATCAATCTGTTTTATTCAACCACAGGGAAGATCTAGAGAAAGGATCAAATCACAGAATTAGCATTAAATAAATGTATTTCTTATCAATAAACTGATGTGATTGTTATCTCGTTTTCGCGGAAGCGAATTACATCTCCTTTTTTCTTACCTAACAACAGTTGCCCTATTGGTGCAGATAAAGCTATTGCATAATATGAACGATCTTTTGTCTTGAGTAGACCTGCAGATATGGAAATAAAAAAACTGCTGTTATCAGTGTGTACAATACTCCCGAGCCTCACATGATCACTTACAACTTTTATATCAACCTTAGAGAGTGCTTCTTCAATTTTTGAAATTTCCTTTAGTTGTGCTCCTACTTGCTCTCGATTAATTTGCAACATCGCCCTGCCAGTCTCGTGCTTGTCTCCTGCAGAGCTTTTGGTTTCATTTTCTAGTGATTCCACAATATCTGCAATGACGTTTTCAACTTTATCACGTCTGTTGGCAATCCATTGTTTGCACTTATCATACAATGCTATCTTTATCTCCAAGTGATTCATTAATAAATTTTTACAGATAGGTTTACAGGATTTATTGAGTTTATTAAACTTTTATATTATTCTGTTTAGACAGTTGTCTTTACGTTACAATGAATTCAATCCACTAAATTTGCTAATTCTTCACCTACCGTACTTCCTATGGCAACACCCATTCCTCCCAATCTGACTCCACAGTAAACATTTTCTGAAAGTCTCTCTAAAACAGGTTTCTTCTGTGTGCCTACCCCCATGATTCCGCTCCATCGATACGCTATTTTAATTTCTTTTCCTGGCAAGATTACTTCTCTGAGAAGTCTTTCTAATTCATTTTGAACTAATCGTGTCTGACCTATTTGTGTGGTTTCTTCGGTCTTAAAATCAAGATTCCTACCCCCTCCCAACAGTATCCTATTATTGATATTTCTAAAATAATAATATCCTTGGTCTAAATGAAATGTCCCTTTTATTCTCAAATCTTTTAGAGGTTCTGTAATTAGTACTTGTGCTCTCGCTGGCTTCACATCAGAAATATGAAGATCTTTAGCAAAGCCATTGGTTGCGATGAGCATTTTTTTTGAAACAAATGAAAAATGCGCGGTATCAATAATCACTTGGTTCTGCTCCTCACTGTAATCAAGTACAGTACAATTATTTAAAATATAAATGTCGTTTTTATATGCTTTTAAAAGTAAGGCCTTCATCATCTTACCCGTGTCTATCTGGCCTTCTAATTCATTAAAGATGAGTTTAGGTTGTACATTATCAAAACAAAATGGATCCTCTACTATACTATAAACGTTTTTGTTAAAAATGGGAAAGAGCAACTTATTTATAGAATTCATCTCTTTTAGGCAGGACTCATATAACTTGACATCCTCTTCTTGAAAAAGTTCATATCCGCCATATTGCCTATAGTCAAGAGTATGATCACCTATTAACTTCCTAAGTTTAGACAATCCATTAATACGTTTTTTAACGAGTGAAACAACCTCATCCTCAGAATGGGATTTTAGATCTTCAAGAATTTCGGAGAGACTACCAAAGCAAGCAAAACCTGCATTTTTGGTACTTGCTCCTTGCGGTAGAACTCCTTTTTCTAGTATGCATATTTTTGAATTTGGAAATCTTTCGCGTAAGCGTAAAGCACAAGTTAATCCCACAATCCCACTACCTACTACCGTATAGTCTATGTTTGTAAACCACGAATTATGTTCCCAAAAACTAAGTTCCATGTTTTCTTTTCGTAAAAATACTCTATCCATGTTAGTCTTAAGCTTGAGAAACGTCTAAATACCTTTAGCATAATGAATACTTAGAGCCCCAAACTTAGCATCATATAAATAAGAATTGGGAACTTATAAGTCTAACCAGAAATAGAGCGTAACTAAGTAATGGATTTTTTTTTACGATCTTGCACATCAATTTAAGATGTGAGCCCTAGACACAACAAAATAATAATAGAAATAGCTTATTATATTTTACGAATATAATTTGCATATTAAATTTGAAAAATTACAATCGAAGATCTTACTGATGAGTGGCTCAGATCAACAGCTGTTACTGTAAAACCATTCTTTTGCCTCCTAAACCAAATGAAAGAAAAAATCATTAAAGTAATTATACCAGCCTATAATGAAGAAGATTCAATAGGGCTTGTTATTAAAGACATTCCAAAAATCGTAGATGAAATTATTGTAGTTGATAATGGGTCTACAGACCGTACGGCATCTGTTGCAGAAGCTGGAGGTGCTACAGTGTTGCATGAAGATAATCGCGGTTACGGATACGCATGTCTTAAAGGTATGTCACACATTGCAAATGCTGATCCAAAACCAGAGATTGTTGTATTCTTAGATGGAGATTATAGTGATTACCCTGAGCAACTTACAGATTTAGTAGCCCCTATTATAGAAAGAAATTACGATTTTGTAATAGGAGCAAGAGAAAAACGCTTTCGCGAAAGAGGTTCAATGACCACGCCTCAAGTTTTCGGAAACTGGCTAGCCACTGGTTTAATGACTTTATTTTTTAGCGCTCATTATACAGACTTAGGTCCTTTTAGAGCAATTAAATATGATAAGTTACTTTCATTAGAAATGGAAGACAAAACTTATGGGTGGACGGTAGAGATGCAATTGAAAGCATTAAAGAAAAAGTTAAAGTATAAAGAAATACCTGTAATGTATCGCAATAGAATAGGTGTATCAAAAGTTTCTGGAACATTGAAAGGAGCGGTTAATGCAGGTGTAAAAATTCTTGGATGGATTTTTAAATACAGTGTAAAATGATGATTTTAGAATTTACGATAATAGCAATTTACACTGCTGCGCTACTCATCATTTTTGCATATAGTTTATCACAGCTTAATTTGCTTTTTAATTATTTAAGAGCACAGCGCAATACTGATGGTTCTCAAAAATTTAACTTTAAAGATCCTGAGCAAATTCCAGAAGTGACCATTCAATTACCCGTGTATAATGAGTTGTATGTAATGGAACGATTGCTGGATAATATTGCTCTTTTAGACTACCCTAAGGATAAGTTAGAAATCCAAGTATTGGATGACAGTACAGATGAGTCCATCTTAACGACTAAAGCACAAATTGACCGTCTTAGAAGTTCAGGTTTAAATATTAAGCATATCACTCGAACAGATCGTAAGGGATTTAAAGCTGGAGCCCTTAAAGAAGGTTTAAAGCTCGCAAAAGGGGAGTACATCGCTATTTTTGATGCAGATTTTTTGCCAGAATCAGATTGGTTACTGCTTACCATTCCATACTTCAAAGATCGAAATATAGGAGTAGTGCAAACTCGCTGGGGGCATATAAACAGGAA from Dokdonia sp. Hel_I_53 carries:
- a CDS encoding glycosyltransferase family 2 protein; protein product: MKEKIIKVIIPAYNEEDSIGLVIKDIPKIVDEIIVVDNGSTDRTASVAEAGGATVLHEDNRGYGYACLKGMSHIANADPKPEIVVFLDGDYSDYPEQLTDLVAPIIERNYDFVIGAREKRFRERGSMTTPQVFGNWLATGLMTLFFSAHYTDLGPFRAIKYDKLLSLEMEDKTYGWTVEMQLKALKKKLKYKEIPVMYRNRIGVSKVSGTLKGAVNAGVKILGWIFKYSVK
- a CDS encoding 3-oxoacyl-ACP synthase, which encodes MNHLEIKIALYDKCKQWIANRRDKVENVIADIVESLENETKSSAGDKHETGRAMLQINREQVGAQLKEISKIEEALSKVDIKVVSDHVRLGSIVHTDNSSFFISISAGLLKTKDRSYYAIALSAPIGQLLLGKKKGDVIRFRENEITITSVY
- a CDS encoding NAD(P)/FAD-dependent oxidoreductase translates to MELSFWEHNSWFTNIDYTVVGSGIVGLTCALRLRERFPNSKICILEKGVLPQGASTKNAGFACFGSLSEILEDLKSHSEDEVVSLVKKRINGLSKLRKLIGDHTLDYRQYGGYELFQEEDVKLYESCLKEMNSINKLLFPIFNKNVYSIVEDPFCFDNVQPKLIFNELEGQIDTGKMMKALLLKAYKNDIYILNNCTVLDYSEEQNQVIIDTAHFSFVSKKMLIATNGFAKDLHISDVKPARAQVLITEPLKDLRIKGTFHLDQGYYYFRNINNRILLGGGRNLDFKTEETTQIGQTRLVQNELERLLREVILPGKEIKIAYRWSGIMGVGTQKKPVLERLSENVYCGVRLGGMGVAIGSTVGEELANLVD
- a CDS encoding ABC transporter ATP-binding protein — its product is MRTRLLALFLYPMLRIEKLHHQLSNRFTIGPLSLTIDSGTHVAIIGESGCGKTTLLKIIYGLYEVTNGTIFWGDQHVTGPDDNLIPGMPYMKYLSQDFDLMPYTTVAENINKYLSRLTPKKSRQRTDELLRVVEMTALADVKVKTLSGGQMQRVALAQTLAKEPELLLLDEPFSHIDNFRKNKLRRKLFKYLREQNITCIVATHDSTDVLSYMNQTIVMKDGQVVCKDDTQAIFENPPSCYVGSLFDDINVLPKEWFDEVSLSDKKRLLYPHQIQITPQGKEIVIEHSYFMGSHYLIMGYHGDQSVLFNHREDLEKGSNHRISIK